One window from the genome of Salisaeta longa DSM 21114 encodes:
- the tmk gene encoding dTMP kinase gives MLISFEGIDGSGKSTQVQRLVQRLQAEGHDPLVVREPGGTPISERIRTLLLDESSDIVPKAELLLFSAARAQLVEQRIRPALAAGRLVVCDRFYDSSTAYQGGGRALFDEDWLEDFHRHVTGGLTPHRTYWLALPPDAARARRAHTPDRMEAAANGFQARVAAAYERLAQRHPARIKRLDATRPPEALHKAIWRDVCALLAR, from the coding sequence ATGTTGATCTCGTTTGAAGGCATTGATGGAAGCGGAAAAAGCACACAGGTGCAGCGCCTTGTACAGCGCCTTCAGGCGGAAGGCCACGACCCGTTAGTTGTTCGGGAGCCGGGCGGAACGCCAATTTCGGAGCGCATTCGAACGCTTTTACTTGATGAATCTTCGGATATTGTTCCGAAAGCCGAGTTGCTTCTCTTCTCCGCCGCTCGCGCCCAGCTCGTAGAGCAGCGCATTCGTCCGGCCCTTGCCGCCGGACGCCTGGTCGTCTGCGATCGGTTTTACGACTCCTCGACGGCGTATCAGGGCGGCGGCCGCGCCTTGTTCGACGAGGACTGGCTGGAGGACTTTCACCGGCACGTTACCGGCGGACTCACGCCGCACCGTACGTACTGGCTGGCCCTTCCGCCCGACGCGGCCCGCGCGCGGCGCGCCCACACGCCCGACCGCATGGAGGCCGCCGCGAACGGCTTCCAAGCCCGCGTGGCCGCCGCCTACGAGCGCCTGGCCCAACGCCATCCGGCGCGCATCAAACGCCTCGATGCCACGCGCCCGCCGGAGGCCCTGCATAAGGCCATCTGGCGCGACGTGTGCGCCCTGCTTGCTCGTTAA
- a CDS encoding tetratricopeptide repeat protein, whose amino-acid sequence MSTFDFDFNDFDDSEHEQHLRDLVDAYEAEDGGGYFDSVQLEHIATYYFENGHLHDALVVIDRLLEEHPCASDAWMRRGILLSTMGRPQEALEAYDEALALNPTDPETLINRGITLDSLGAVADAIEAYDAALAINPRHSEALFNKGVTLERDGQLAQAIAAFEACAEVQPEHPEVWYELGYCHDRLSNDADSVAAYDKHLDVEPYSQDAWYNRGIVLNRMGRYEDAIASYEMALAIQDDFASAHYNCGNAQANAGQLEAAIDSYRQVLELEGPDAATFYNIALAFEELGSVQIARDYYERALNEEPGYAQAWYGLGCCYESDEQLSDALDCFNRALRLDTERAKFWHAKADCCFTMGRMEDAVEAYHNAVQLEPENNNAWVGYAEALLATRHAEEALKAYQQALALAPESASTYVRQARALMALGRAHETIRCLKKAIRLDPAQKEEIRRTYPDLYYDDWARRELGLDPS is encoded by the coding sequence ATGAGCACGTTCGACTTTGACTTCAACGACTTCGACGATTCCGAGCACGAGCAGCACCTGCGGGATCTTGTGGACGCGTATGAAGCAGAAGATGGAGGGGGGTACTTCGATTCGGTACAGCTTGAGCATATCGCCACCTACTACTTCGAGAATGGCCACCTGCACGATGCCCTCGTGGTCATCGATCGTTTGCTTGAAGAGCACCCGTGTGCGTCGGATGCGTGGATGCGCCGCGGCATCTTGCTGAGCACGATGGGGCGCCCGCAGGAGGCGCTGGAAGCCTACGACGAGGCGCTCGCGCTGAACCCGACCGATCCGGAGACGCTCATCAACCGTGGCATTACGCTGGACAGCCTGGGGGCCGTGGCCGACGCCATCGAGGCGTACGACGCGGCCCTCGCCATCAATCCGCGCCACAGCGAAGCGCTGTTCAATAAGGGCGTGACGTTGGAACGCGACGGGCAGCTGGCGCAGGCCATTGCGGCGTTTGAGGCATGTGCCGAGGTGCAGCCGGAGCATCCGGAGGTGTGGTACGAGCTGGGCTACTGCCACGACCGCCTCTCGAACGATGCGGACAGCGTGGCGGCCTACGACAAACATCTGGACGTTGAGCCGTACTCGCAGGATGCCTGGTACAACCGCGGCATCGTTTTGAACCGGATGGGCCGCTACGAGGATGCCATCGCGTCCTACGAAATGGCATTGGCCATTCAGGACGATTTCGCTTCGGCCCACTACAACTGCGGCAACGCGCAAGCCAATGCCGGACAGCTGGAGGCGGCCATCGACAGCTACCGGCAGGTGCTGGAGCTGGAAGGGCCCGATGCGGCGACGTTCTACAACATCGCGCTCGCGTTTGAGGAGCTGGGCAGCGTGCAGATCGCCCGCGATTATTACGAGCGGGCCCTGAATGAGGAGCCCGGGTACGCGCAGGCGTGGTACGGGCTGGGCTGCTGCTACGAGAGCGATGAGCAGCTTTCCGATGCGCTGGACTGCTTCAACCGCGCGCTGCGCCTCGATACCGAGCGCGCCAAGTTTTGGCACGCCAAGGCCGATTGCTGCTTTACGATGGGCCGCATGGAGGACGCGGTAGAGGCGTATCATAATGCTGTGCAGCTGGAGCCGGAAAATAACAACGCATGGGTGGGTTATGCCGAGGCGCTGCTTGCCACGCGCCACGCCGAGGAGGCCCTGAAAGCCTACCAGCAGGCCCTGGCGTTGGCCCCGGAGAGCGCGAGCACGTACGTACGGCAGGCCCGCGCGCTGATGGCGCTGGGACGCGCCCACGAAACCATTCGGTGCCTCAAGAAGGCAATTCGCCTCGATCCGGCGCAAAAAGAAGAAATTCGCCGCACGTATCCCGATTTGTACTACGATGACTGGGCGCGCCGCGAGTTGGGACTTGACCCTTCGTAG
- a CDS encoding DUF368 domain-containing protein gives MPPIRTILRHVAQGFLMGGADIIPGVSGGTMALIVGVYERLVAAISHAARWALALLRGAPAERRAQWQAIEWRLILPLGAGIGGALVLGAQIIPPLLNAYPAQMQGLFLGLVGASIAIPALRMEQHTWRHGLIALVFAIAAFYFTGLPAVGMAEDPGMVRVFVSAASAICAMILPGVSGAFLLKVLGLYEATLGAINTFDLVYLAVFAAGAGLGLSAFATLLQWLLRTIHDGTMAALLGLMVGALRALWPYTTPQRALQWPGPGDPVASVALLALAGAAFVGALTWYSVQRSSSPVSTVAK, from the coding sequence ATGCCTCCAATTCGCACCATCCTTCGCCACGTCGCCCAGGGCTTTTTAATGGGCGGGGCCGATATCATCCCGGGCGTTAGCGGGGGCACCATGGCCCTTATCGTGGGCGTTTACGAACGCCTCGTAGCAGCCATCAGTCATGCGGCACGATGGGCGCTGGCGCTCCTCCGCGGGGCCCCGGCCGAGCGCCGGGCGCAGTGGCAGGCCATCGAGTGGCGGCTTATCCTTCCGTTGGGCGCGGGCATCGGGGGGGCCCTCGTGCTGGGCGCCCAAATCATCCCGCCGCTCCTGAACGCGTATCCGGCCCAAATGCAGGGCCTGTTCCTGGGCCTGGTTGGGGCGTCGATTGCCATTCCGGCCTTGCGGATGGAGCAGCACACGTGGCGGCACGGCCTGATCGCACTTGTCTTTGCGATCGCTGCGTTCTACTTCACGGGGCTTCCGGCCGTGGGCATGGCCGAAGATCCGGGCATGGTGCGCGTCTTTGTTTCCGCAGCCAGTGCCATTTGCGCCATGATTCTGCCGGGCGTCAGCGGGGCCTTTCTGCTGAAGGTGTTGGGGTTGTACGAAGCGACGCTCGGAGCCATCAACACCTTCGATCTGGTGTACCTCGCGGTTTTTGCTGCGGGCGCCGGGCTGGGCCTCTCCGCATTCGCCACGTTGCTGCAGTGGTTGCTGCGCACGATCCACGACGGCACGATGGCCGCGCTCCTCGGACTCATGGTTGGCGCGCTCCGTGCGCTATGGCCCTACACCACCCCGCAGCGCGCGCTGCAATGGCCCGGCCCCGGCGATCCCGTGGCGTCGGTCGCGCTCCTCGCGCTTGCTGGCGCGGCCTTCGTGGGGGCGCTCACGTGGTACAGCGTCCAGCGCTCCTCCTCGCCTGTCTCAACGGTCGCCAAGTAA
- a CDS encoding OmpA/MotB family protein, translated as MSFVRAGCWAILIGLCLVGCGGSAPAATVPSDDPVAQPVPSTPDSMRAYIAALRAEQRMLQDSLAAYRAAESGKVFRTVRVLRDQTTRMAYELDLLREGGQTVAVLPTDELFADSLALTAAARTRLQDIALQLRQTYPGQTIRVEGYTADAPFDTTRYGSHWMQTAAHATQVVQALQALGNVPRNRFVVVAFGATHPRASNMTAGGRARNRRIRVAVLPEPQTYSRPFELAW; from the coding sequence ATGTCGTTCGTCCGCGCCGGGTGCTGGGCAATACTGATCGGGCTGTGCCTTGTGGGGTGTGGCGGAAGTGCGCCGGCGGCCACGGTGCCATCGGACGATCCGGTGGCGCAGCCCGTGCCCTCAACGCCCGACTCGATGCGCGCGTACATCGCGGCGCTACGGGCCGAACAGCGCATGCTGCAGGATTCGCTGGCGGCCTACCGGGCGGCGGAGTCGGGCAAGGTGTTTCGGACGGTGCGCGTGCTGCGGGATCAGACCACCCGCATGGCGTACGAGCTCGACCTCCTGCGCGAGGGCGGGCAGACGGTCGCGGTGCTTCCCACCGATGAGCTGTTTGCAGACTCGCTGGCGCTCACGGCCGCGGCACGCACCCGCCTGCAAGACATCGCGCTGCAGCTGCGCCAAACCTATCCGGGGCAGACGATTCGGGTGGAGGGCTACACGGCCGATGCTCCGTTCGATACGACCCGCTACGGATCGCACTGGATGCAAACCGCCGCCCACGCGACGCAGGTGGTGCAGGCGTTGCAGGCGCTGGGCAACGTGCCACGAAATCGCTTCGTCGTGGTGGCCTTTGGCGCTACCCATCCCCGGGCCAGCAACATGACCGCCGGGGGCCGCGCGCGCAACCGACGCATTCGCGTGGCGGTGCTCCCTGAGCCGCAAACCTATTCGCGGCCGTTTGAACTGGCGTGGTAG
- the mfd gene encoding transcription-repair coupling factor, whose translation MSLSDLQTSVAQTRGVQRAIDWAKARTDALCLDVTNAAGSLPAFVLSRLGRTRRPVVCLMPDEDAAAYLQSDLEQLAPAAAAVRRFPATHRAPYDDERIDESTPLIERADVLQQLTEGFTGLLVTSAPALAERVPPASAVSTETFAVSKGETFDPEALIERLVDQGFRRVEFVEAPGDLAHRGGIIDVFPFAGEYPVRIEFFGDEIDGLREFDPATQRSVSQLNTARLVPNLERDDDHTTAVPLFDYLPDNTLLAVFDEAHLLEASASFFTKALKAHSKATTAADDKGEEAPPPPEARYLSRNDLAAALQRFPRLRFGPLSTAPADETVDLDAAPQPSFNSTMDLLRERLQENRARDLQTFILCDSHGQAARLRDLLETDIDHGRARLQVDTLHEGFELPSAGLAVYTDHQIFNRYHRPSTKNRKKYQGGLTVREIKNLNPGDFVVHVDYGIGRFAGMKKITVRNKTQEAVRLNFADDDVLYLNVNALHKLNKYTGKEGHHPRLTKLGTGQWERTKARTKKKVKKVARDLIKLYAKRKASDGFAFSSDTVWQRELEASFAFEDTPDQAAAAEAVKRDMEEPVPMDRLVCGDVGFGKTEVAVRAAFKAAQDGKQVAVLVPTTILAQQHYETFRERMDRYPVTVDVISRFRTKKEQRDILKRLEQGSLDILIGTHRLASDDITFNDLGLLVIDEEQRFGVKTKEALRKVRESVDTLTLTATPIPRTLQFSLLGARDLSIISTPPPNRQPITTEIHTFNEDLVRDALVYELSRGGQVFFIHNRVKTIDEIAAMVRGMVPGARVRVGHGQMSGRKLERVMTDFVEKKYDVLVSTSIIENGLDISNANTMIINRADHFGLSELHQLRGRVGRSQRKAFCYLLVPSIHSLTDDARKRLKAVEEFSDLGSGFSLAMRDLDIRGAGSLLGAEQSGFIEDVGYETYHKILDDAIKELRQQEFADVFDGDTVPPGPETAVDVEEDAYIPNDYLSNNVERLNLYRRISNAEDAEALQDLRAEMVDRFGPMPSAVEHLFTAARLRLVGQALRLPKVLYKNERLFLYLPSESADPYFYEHRFKDLLERLTGLERRFVLKDQQDKGLTRAIVQNVPTLDAALDVLRTLHEAPEAVTAT comes from the coding sequence GTGTCTCTTTCCGACCTCCAGACGTCTGTTGCACAAACCCGCGGCGTGCAGCGTGCAATAGACTGGGCGAAAGCGCGCACCGATGCCTTGTGCCTTGACGTCACCAACGCCGCCGGCTCGCTGCCCGCGTTTGTCCTGAGCCGCCTGGGCCGCACCCGCCGCCCCGTCGTGTGCCTCATGCCCGACGAGGACGCTGCGGCCTACCTGCAAAGCGATTTGGAGCAGCTCGCCCCCGCAGCGGCTGCGGTGCGCCGCTTCCCCGCCACCCACCGCGCGCCCTACGACGACGAACGCATCGACGAGAGCACGCCGCTCATCGAGCGGGCCGACGTGCTGCAACAGCTCACCGAAGGCTTTACGGGGCTCTTGGTCACCAGCGCTCCTGCCCTGGCCGAGCGCGTGCCCCCCGCTTCGGCCGTCTCCACCGAAACGTTTGCGGTCTCCAAGGGCGAAACCTTCGACCCCGAGGCGCTCATCGAACGACTCGTCGATCAGGGCTTCCGGCGGGTCGAGTTTGTGGAGGCGCCCGGCGACCTCGCGCACCGCGGCGGCATCATCGACGTCTTTCCCTTTGCCGGCGAGTACCCGGTGCGCATCGAGTTTTTTGGAGACGAGATTGACGGCCTCCGCGAGTTCGATCCGGCCACGCAGCGCTCGGTGAGCCAGCTCAACACGGCGCGCTTGGTCCCCAACCTGGAGCGCGACGACGACCACACCACCGCCGTGCCGCTGTTCGACTACCTGCCAGACAACACCCTGCTTGCGGTGTTCGACGAGGCCCACCTGCTGGAAGCGAGCGCGTCGTTTTTTACGAAGGCCCTAAAGGCCCACAGCAAAGCAACAACCGCAGCCGACGACAAAGGCGAGGAGGCCCCTCCGCCCCCCGAGGCCCGCTATCTTTCGCGCAACGACCTTGCTGCGGCCCTGCAGCGCTTTCCGCGCCTGCGCTTTGGGCCGCTCAGCACCGCCCCGGCCGACGAAACGGTTGACCTGGACGCCGCTCCGCAGCCCTCGTTCAACAGTACCATGGACCTCCTGCGCGAGCGCCTGCAGGAGAACCGCGCACGCGACCTGCAAACGTTCATCCTGTGCGACAGCCACGGGCAGGCCGCGCGCCTGCGCGACTTGCTGGAAACCGACATCGACCACGGCCGCGCCCGCCTGCAGGTGGACACGCTCCACGAAGGCTTTGAGCTGCCCAGCGCCGGCCTCGCGGTGTACACCGACCATCAAATCTTTAACCGCTACCACCGCCCTTCCACCAAAAATCGGAAAAAGTACCAGGGCGGCCTCACCGTACGGGAGATCAAAAACCTGAACCCCGGCGACTTCGTCGTGCACGTCGATTACGGCATTGGCCGGTTCGCGGGCATGAAGAAGATTACCGTGCGCAACAAGACGCAAGAGGCCGTGCGCCTCAACTTTGCCGACGACGACGTACTGTACCTGAACGTCAACGCGCTGCACAAGCTCAACAAATACACCGGCAAGGAGGGCCACCACCCGCGCCTGACGAAGCTGGGCACCGGGCAGTGGGAGCGCACCAAGGCGCGCACCAAGAAAAAGGTGAAGAAGGTGGCGCGCGACCTCATCAAGCTCTACGCCAAACGGAAAGCAAGCGACGGGTTTGCGTTTTCGTCGGATACGGTGTGGCAGCGCGAGCTGGAGGCGAGCTTCGCGTTTGAGGATACGCCCGACCAGGCCGCGGCCGCCGAGGCGGTGAAGCGCGACATGGAAGAGCCCGTGCCGATGGACCGGCTGGTGTGTGGCGATGTGGGCTTCGGGAAGACGGAAGTGGCCGTGCGCGCTGCTTTCAAAGCCGCCCAAGACGGCAAGCAGGTGGCCGTACTGGTGCCCACTACCATCCTGGCGCAGCAGCACTACGAAACGTTCCGCGAGCGCATGGACCGCTACCCGGTAACGGTAGACGTCATCTCGCGCTTTCGCACCAAAAAGGAGCAGCGCGACATCCTGAAGCGGCTGGAGCAGGGCAGCCTCGACATCCTAATTGGCACGCACCGCCTGGCCTCCGACGACATCACCTTCAACGACCTGGGCCTGCTCGTCATTGACGAGGAGCAGCGCTTTGGCGTAAAGACGAAAGAAGCACTGCGCAAGGTGCGCGAGTCGGTGGATACGCTCACGCTCACGGCTACGCCCATCCCGCGCACGCTGCAGTTCTCGCTGCTCGGGGCGCGCGACCTGTCCATCATTAGCACGCCGCCCCCCAACCGGCAGCCCATCACCACCGAAATCCACACCTTTAACGAAGACCTTGTGCGCGACGCGCTGGTGTACGAGCTAAGCCGCGGCGGGCAGGTGTTCTTCATCCACAACCGCGTAAAAACCATCGACGAGATTGCTGCCATGGTGCGCGGCATGGTGCCCGGCGCCCGCGTGCGGGTGGGGCACGGCCAAATGAGCGGCCGCAAGCTGGAGCGCGTCATGACCGATTTTGTGGAGAAAAAGTACGATGTGCTGGTATCGACCTCGATTATCGAAAACGGGCTCGACATCTCCAACGCCAACACGATGATCATCAACCGGGCCGACCACTTCGGCCTCTCGGAGCTGCACCAGCTACGCGGCCGCGTGGGCCGCTCGCAGCGCAAGGCCTTCTGCTACCTGCTCGTGCCGTCCATCCACAGCCTCACCGACGACGCACGCAAGCGCCTGAAGGCCGTTGAGGAGTTCAGCGACCTGGGCAGCGGCTTTAGCTTGGCCATGCGCGACCTCGACATCCGCGGCGCGGGCTCGCTGCTGGGCGCCGAGCAAAGCGGCTTCATTGAAGATGTGGGCTACGAGACGTATCACAAAATTCTGGACGATGCCATCAAAGAGCTGCGGCAACAGGAGTTTGCCGACGTGTTTGACGGCGACACCGTGCCGCCCGGCCCCGAAACAGCGGTGGACGTGGAGGAGGATGCGTACATCCCAAACGACTACCTGTCGAACAACGTCGAGCGCCTCAACCTCTACCGGCGCATCAGCAATGCCGAGGACGCCGAAGCCCTCCAGGACCTACGCGCCGAAATGGTGGACCGCTTTGGCCCGATGCCATCCGCCGTTGAGCACCTCTTTACCGCCGCCCGCCTGCGCCTCGTGGGGCAAGCCCTGCGCCTGCCCAAGGTGCTGTACAAAAACGAGCGCCTCTTCCTCTACCTGCCCAGCGAGTCGGCCGATCCGTACTTTTACGAGCACCGCTTCAAAGATCTGCTGGAGCGCCTCACCGGCCTGGAGCGCCGCTTTGTGCTCAAGGACCAACAAGACAAGGGCCTCACGCGTGCCATCGTGCAGAACGTGCCCACGCTCGATGCCGCCCTGGACGTCCTTCGCACCCTGCACGAAGCCCCCGAAGCTGTGACGGCTACGTGA